One genomic region from Rosa rugosa chromosome 1, drRosRugo1.1, whole genome shotgun sequence encodes:
- the LOC133733766 gene encoding uncharacterized protein LOC133733766, with amino-acid sequence MHPFETSISGPFWILDFWIQIYFPYFRRDDIPLLPPTDQLLGRWLSRDERYTSPPYSECFTYLYLLHEMPYCDLVLSRRFPAPLEHGFLPGASRYSDRERLAFRRAISCSDIRIAADELSYELYAPNHFARQFGLVQLVPFPLYDAWNYNTSWRRLGPLSGPPPAQSTLALVDLPDWAKEIDSVDGAEEGYEAWWAEVSVNCWRQQHDELFAAIFGELRYPYTADVDLLARVPEDAAQAPPPAAEPAPRPARAPRQAQTGIVIREPPQEGNAPFSGCRAANTSQATGQSGKQKAVMTEPEDKESSSDDDDSQTIAALSARKRSRSDPRTDLWVEDEPIVDRLIIDDSSPEAEDRVPLPDAPRKEPSDIPVLEQIAPDSIPIPSEVNPESMPAVVVSEPPAEENPNTFNTEDAVAEAVEAEAAEPALNMVGQELPPPAPQVAEAGELGDLPEPMPEAAPVAEPPEAPTVAAATQIRGGMWVKRGRV; translated from the exons atgcatcccttcgagactagcatttctggccctttttggattcttgacttctggattcaaatttacttcccatattttcgtcgcgacgacatcccattgcttccacctactgatcaactcctgggacgatggctcagtcgcgatgaaaggtacacatcccctccttattctgagtgcttcacatacttgtaccttctgcacgagatgccatactgcgacttagtgctgagtagaagattcccggctccgcttgaacacggatttctccctggcgcctctcgctacagtgatcgcgagcgcttggcttttcgccgcgcaatctcctgttcagacatcaggattgccgctgacgaactcagttacgagctctacgctcccaaccacttcgctcgccaattcggccttgttcaattagtgccattccctctgtatgatgcttggaactacaaCACCTCTTGGCGTAGACTTGGGCCTCTctctgggcctccgccagcacaaagcacacTCGCACTGGTTgatctccctgactgggctaaagagattgactctgtggatggggctgaggaaggatacgaggcatggtgggcagaagtttctgttaactgctggaggcaacagCATGATGAGCTATTCGCTGCCATTTTCGGGGAACTGCGATACCCCTATACTGCCGACGTCGATCTACTTGCTCGCGTCCCTGAAGACGCTGCACAagctcctcctcctgctgctgagccggctccgcgacccgcgcgagccccacgtcaggcccagACTGGTATCGTAATCCGCGAACCCCCTCAAGAG GGAAACGCGCCATTTTCTGGCTGTCGCGCAGCCAACACTTCCCAAGCCACTGGCCAgtctgggaaacaaaaggcagtaatgacagagcctgaagacaaagaatcctcctctgatgatgatgactcgcAGACG ATCGCCGCCCTCTCGGCTCGGAAACGCAGTCGctctgatcctcgaactgacctatgggtagaagatgaaccaatcgtTGATCGACTG atcatagatgataGCTCGCCTGAGGCCGAAGATAGAGTACCGTTACCGGATGCACCTCGCAAGGAACCAAGCGATATACCTGTCCTGGAACAAATAGCGCCTGACTCAATTCCTATTCCCAGCGAAGTTAACCCAGAGTCAATGCCAGCGGTCGTTGTGAGTGAGCCCCCAGCCGAGGAG AATCCAAATACCTTCAACACTGAGGACGCTGTAGCTGAAGCTGTAGAGGCAGAAGCTGCTGAGCCCGCTCTTAATATGGTTGGTCAGGAACTTCctccccctgccccccaagtcgCTGAAGCCGGAGAATTGGGAGACCTTCCTGAACCAATGCCAGAGGCAGCACCTGTCGCTGAGCCTCCTGaggcccct ACGGTAGCGGCTGCGACTCAGATcagaggaggcatgtgggtgaagagagggagagtatga
- the LOC133726386 gene encoding defective in cullin neddylation protein AAR3, which translates to MDPSASASSDIYEIYRRYCDIRRGNGYGEGYRQNDESLVVQYSKEALTQLLNLVDSKLRARVSLFDEIGKLMSQLDLVVDFSEFSRFYEFVFFLCRESGQKSITVPKAISAWRIVLAGRFRLLNQWCEFVEKNQRHNISEDTWRQVLAFSRCVHENLEGYDPEGAWPVLIDDFVEHMYRFSGSNVNSNFCNCGDSESWSCIYDEPLPGLKSYPGLKRKIPGDVDIDEMESSPTSFPECTDLNPTLSFKRSRVMSYGPANDIPGNHVDECMEVIRHSSPLNSSKSPCAVEGCLSKGFAGLLRERGVSFT; encoded by the exons ATGGATCCGTCGGCCTCCGCTTCTTCCGACATATACGAGATTTATCGCCGATACTGTG ATATCAGAAGAGGAAATGGGTATGGGGAAGGTTACAGACAAAACGATGAATCACTGGTCGTCCAATATTCAAAGGAGGCATTAACTCAGCTCTTAAATCTGGTGGACTCAAAACTGCGTGCTAG GGTATCACTCTTTGATGAAATTGGCAAGCTAATGTCACAGCTTGACTTGGTG gTAGACTTTTCAGAATTCTCGCGCTTCTATGAGTTTGTTTTTTTCTTATGCCGCGAAAGTGGACAGAAGAGTATCA CCGTACCTAAGGCGATTTCTGCATGGAGAATAGTCTTAGCTGGGAGGTTTCGCTTGCTGAATCAATGGTGTGAATTTGTTGAG AAAAATCAGCGGCATAACATCTCTGAAGATACTTGGCGGCAAGTTTTAGCTTTTAGTCGGTGTGTACATGAAAATTTGGAAGGGTATGATCCTGAAG GAGCTTGGCCTGTCTTAATAGATGACTTCGTTGAGCATATGTACAG GTTTTCGGGATCTAATGTTAATTCTAACTTCTGTAACTGTGGCGACTCAGAATCCTGGTCATGCATATATGATGAACCTCTACCTG GCTTGAAGAGTTATCCTGGTTTGAAGAGGAAAATACCAGGGGATGTTGATATCGATGAAATGGAGTCCTCACCTACCTCCTTCCCGGAGTGTACAGACTTGAATCCTACATTAAGCTTTAAGAGGAGTCGGGTGATGTCATACGGGCCAGCAAATGATATACCAGGAAATCATGTAGACGAATGCATGGAAGTTATTAGACACAGCAGTCCATTAAATTCTTCCAAATCTCCATGTGCAGTTGAAGGTTGCCTGTCAAAGGGCTTTGCAGGGCTCTTACGGGAGAGGGGAGTTTCATTTACATAG